The genome window CGTGGAAGGGGACGCACTCTCCGTGGTCACCGATGCGGGCAAGGCCCCCACGGCCCTGCACGGTACCGTGACCGTCAATGCGGATGGAACCCTGACTACACACCGGCCGCAAACTACAACGGCCCGGACACCATCACCTATACCGTCTCCGACGGACACGGCGGCGAAAGCACCGCAACCGTGGCCGTGGGCGTTACCCCGATCAACGACGGACCGGTGGCCGTGGACGACACCGCAACCACCGCCGAGGACACGCCGTAACCATCGACGTGCTCTCCAACGATACCGACGTGGAAGGCGACACCCTGTCCGTGGTCACCGATGCGGGCAAGGCCCCCACCGCCCTGCACGGCACCGTGACCGTCAATGCCGACGGCACCCTGACCTACACACCGGCAGCCAACTACAACGGGCCGGACACCATCACCTATACCGTCTCCGACGGACACGGCGGCGAAAGCACCGCAACCGTGGCCGTGGGCGTTACCCCGGTCAACGACGGCCCCGTGGCCGTGGACGACACTGCCACCACCGCCGAGGACACGCCAGTGACCATCGACGTGCTCTCCAACGACACCGACGTGGAAGGCGACGCGCTCTCCGTGGTCACCGATGCGGGCAAGGCACCCACCGCCCTGCACGGCACCGTGACCGTCAATGCCGACGGCACCCTGACCTACACACCGGCAGCCAACTACAACGGGCCGGACACCATCACCTATACCGTCTCCGACGGACACGGCGGCGAAAGCACCGCAACCGTGGCCGTGGGCGTCACCCCGGTCAACGACGGCCCGTGGCCGTGGACGACACCGCAACCACCGCCGAGGACACGCCGGTGACCATCGACGTGCTCTCCAACGACACTGACGTGGAAGGCGACGCACTCTCCGTGGTCACCGACGCGGGCAAGGCCCCCACGGCCCTGCACGGCACCGTGACCGTCAATGCCGACGGAACCCTGACCTACACACCGGCCGCAAACTACAACGGGCCGGACACCATTACCTATACCGTCTCCGACGGACAGGGCGGCGAAAGCACCGCAACCGTGGCCGTGGGCGTTACCCCGGTCAACGACGGACCCGTGGCCGTGGACGACACTGCCACCACCGCCGAGGACACGCCAGTGACCATCGACGTGCTCTCCAACGACACTGACGTGGAAGGCGACGCACTCTCCGTGGTCACCGACGCGGGCAAGGCCCCCACGGCCCTGCACGGCACCGTGACCGTCAATGCCGACGGAACCCTGACCTACACACCGGCCGCAAACTACAACGGGCCGGACACC of Salidesulfovibrio onnuriiensis contains these proteins:
- a CDS encoding cadherin-like domain-containing protein; the encoded protein is MEGDTLSVVTDAGKAPTALHGTVTVNADGTLTYTPAANYNGPDTITYTVSDGHGGESTATVAVGVTPVNDGPVAVDDTATTAEDTPVTIDVLSNDTDVEGDALSVVTDAGKAPTALHGTVTVNADGTLTYTPAANYNGPDTITYTVSDGHGGESTATVAVGVTPVNDGPWPWTTPQPPPRTRR